In the Drosophila willistoni isolate 14030-0811.24 chromosome 3R, UCI_dwil_1.1, whole genome shotgun sequence genome, AATGGTAATTGTTGCCTAGGTACTTGTTCAGccatatttatacccttgcaaaaagggtatattaattttggtcaaaagtgtgtcAAATAGcaatgtccgtccgtccgtctggatcaacgcaaactcctcctagaccgtaagagctaaagagctgaaattttgcatgtaggcttgtataaactgcaggcgttgtatatctcggattcagccggatcggatcactatatcatatagctcccatacaaatggcaaagtcacgaacagtgacttttcttaataacttcgttattttctaagctatgatcatgaaatttaatattgttaagttaattacacatataaacaactatgccaaatttgatcaagatcgggtgactatatcatatagctcacataggaacgatctctcgaaaacagtgacttttgtcaataacttcgttacttttaacgcgattgctttcaaattaaacatttgttagtttaatagatctgttaatgactgtgccgaatttgataaagatcgggttactatatcatatagctcccataggaacgatcggtggaaaacagtgactttgatcaatatgttatgctaagattgtaggccgttctttcgcatacattaacctttttagcttgaatgtttttccattttgatggctataggtaaggaaagagttaccataaaagttgcaagggtatacaaactttgacgcggtcgaagttagccccggccctctggtttttttctgAAAAGTACCACTTACATATACAGTAAATTCTAAAACTGGTTAAGTCTGTAAAAAATCTGGTGAGGTAAAAATTGTATCGTGATTTACGATTTCAATGCTTGGTAAAAcctaaatttataaaaatatatttcatttgaattaaacactttaattctaaaaacatttcaaattcACGTGATAATAGTaagtatttaatatataaatacattcaTATAACGCTAACAAgtctttgaaataaaaatttgtagtGCTCTGTAATTGAAACAATaactataaaaaataaaagcaatttGTTAAGGACATAAATAAGTATTTTATTACCATCTAATTAACACACGGAAGCATTGTCAAATTCAATTctttttcaattcatttaaatcTCACTTTTAAAGATTAAATCTTAAACAATCCGTGTCTTATCCATGTGTTTTGAATTGCCTAAGTTAACTTGGCATTTGGCAACTCcttaatttattcatttccATAAATATATTAGTTTCTAAAACTTGTGATACTTCAATGGCGACCTCACCATCATAGATTTTTGTATATGccaatttttcaattaaaagaaGCATATTTTACTTCACTTAGTTACTCACATTTTGCTCATAATATCCAAATTTCGACGTGGAgttcttcttttctttctgttatcatatctttctttttctaGAAGTGAAATCCTTGTCTCTATACTGTAACTTTTGTAGATATATTTGATACATAGGTCAAATGGCTTCCTAAAAATGTGTGAAAATATATGTTTGGCGTGCATGttttctttagaaaaatagtatcatttcaaacatttaaatttatcCAGAAATGGTTTTACATTTTCTTAGCAAAAATAACTTTTCACAAATGTTGTAAACCGCCTTTTAGcatttttgtattaaatattttatttagttatatGTACTTACTCAACTTAATACATTTAGAAACTTATAACAACTACAATAATCCGATGCTCTAACTGCTTAAATCTAATCTAATTAACTGCAgcaatttgcataaatattaATGTCTGTATGTAAGTTACATGTGTGCACATAAACCAAAAACTACAATATCACAAGTAATGTGCGAAGTATTAAAGATTCGCTATAAATTCATAATGTTTTTTGATATTAAGTAATAGTAGTAAGATGTTTGTTGGTGATAGTGTTTATCAAAATACATGTAGAGGACCATTATAATAGTCCATTAATTGTTCCTGAATTTGTTGATGATGAGCGGATATGCTGTGCTGAACATTGTACAACATATTTGTGAACGTCGGCGAACAGAATTGATACTGGCTAACTAATTGATTAAAACTAAATGGCAATAATTCCTCGCCGGCATTATTTCTCGCGACGCCTTCTTGAATTCCATAATTAATGTGATTGAACTTCTTGTCGGCTATTTCCATAGTATCCGGAGCTATGAGACTCTCAATTGTAAACGCACGTTTCGGCCGCGTCGGTGTATTATGGTCTAGTTCTCCCGACTTATGTGTGGGAACTAGTAGTTGTTGAAATGGAAATTGTGGATTTTGATAAGCGGGCGAATTGATAAGTTCGCCGTTCTGCTCATTGTCGGCGTTAAATGTTTTCCTAAAATCCCAATTAGGTGTCGGATCATAGATTTGCTGGCTAAACATTTTCCGATACGACGACAAAGTTGCCATTTCGCAATTGAGAAGATCCTTTTCCAGCTGCTTTACGCGAAAACGTTTACGTCTTCGCAACAAACTGCCATTCTCGAACATATCAAAAGCCTTGGGATGAAGTGTCCAGAAGGATCCTTTACCCGATTTGGTTACATTGCGAGGAACTTTAATGAAGCAATCGTTGAAACTCAAATTGTGCCGCAACGAGTTTTGCCAGCGCTGTGTGTTTCTCCTATAGTAGGGAAACTGTTCTATAATAAATCGATATATTTCACTCAGCGGCAGCATTCTTTGCGGCGAATGTATAATGGCCATGGCTGTCAAAGATATATACGAGTAGGGCGGCTTCTGGTCACCGTAAGTAATTTTCAATGGACGAGGCATTGTAACGTGGTTATTTTCTTGCGTACACGATGTTAACTCGACGGCTGCAGCGTTTGGACTGACGTTTCGGAACAATCGATTGTAAACTGGATTTCCAGCCGCCGACGCCGTAACTGCTGGCTTCTATTAATCACAATATTCTGTATACGACTGGGCATAAAAGTGAAGGAAACCCATGTTTTATGGAAGCGTCTCTTTTGTGGGGGGTGAAGAGATAGAGCACTTTGAAAGAGACGACTCTATATGCAGGGAGCAGACCATTTTGCCGGCACATACTGGTTGCAGCAACTAGCTGTCCCTTTCGCTTCTTTAGCACCAATAAAAACGCAAGGTGTTCTTTTTTAGCCAGTTTTCAAATGGGATGTTTAAGCAATTATGGCCAATCATCTGCAACTTGATTAGACACTAATACGCTTAATccagttgaaaaaaaaaaaaacaaaacaacatgcttaaaaaatataaaaattaagtaTACGTCTATATATATGCCTGGGTACGGAATTAATATTTGACACTGCCGATGCCTCATGTCTATTTATCACTCCTTAATTCTTGTTCACCACttaattttctttcatatCACTCATTCATCCCTTAATATAAATACAGTCAAGCGTAtctatatacatttgtatgtaaacaactgtatatttatgtacatatccattttggcatttgcatatattttaataattttaacacATTTTATCTACTTAGTAATTGGAgtagttaatttaattttggatTAAAAGACCGACAAAGGTGTCCATAAGAAGAAAGTTTTTGTGTGCCGCAACTCCTTAGAAAGGAAGAATACATTTATGTTATATAATGTACCTACTTActataaaaaatcaatttccTGATAAAAATGAGCCTAATTTAAAAGAAGTTTAGTGCTACATCTTAATTTTAAGAGATCTGCAAGTCTGCAAGAATTGAACGAATTCTATATACTCTTGCTTTAAATGCTTAAACATTTGTTTACTAAATTTTCATAATTATAATGGGGTTGTATAAAcctaaataaaaatgagaaatgAACAGAGTTATTAGAGTAAGTTCTGGCTTATTAGTTTAAATACAGTATTATGTACAATAAGCTCTGTTTATTGAGTATATTGAGATTGTAATTCACAATTAATCGCATAAGATTTACCAATAATCCTTGTTAGTTTTGATACTCAAACAAAtagatttttattaattgtttttgttagtTTCGAAAAACCTtaataattcaatttaaatttctttttagcGAAACCATCAAAATCATCTTAGTTACGACTCCTAGTACTATGTTGTTAAGTCTAAGCTGGCTAAAACCTATTACCAAGCCATCCCAGGCTAAGTAGCTTAGCACCTTTCGTTCAACCAATTCAGAGTTGAAGTCACTTTTACTAACTCGGCCGAAGTCCAAGCTTGCTAACTAATATAACTTCATAAGTTATAAAATTAGACATTAGAAATCcaattatatatatagctGACCACTggacaaaaactaaatttactTATCATGCTTGCTGTTTTTTAAGAGTTTACCAGGGAAAGTGCTACAGCGcaaaagactatctacatatgCAAATTACTAATATAAGTCTCTCTCTAATTACAATCGGACTTACTAGGCTACCTGTAATTCATGCAACTTTGGTGTATTACACATATGGTAATTATTATTTAGCCTGTTCTTTGGCTAAGTAGATTTGTTTAGCAAATTGCTTACATGCTAGCTCGCAATCTGATATCTTATTCAAACTTgcagtttaaatatttttttgtatcaGTCTTGTCTTTAATTGCCATGACTAGTGGCCTCAAATTGGAGCATCGACTTTGAAATaccttaataaaaataattcattttttatgcattaaATTCATTACAATTTACACAAAAAGTGGTTCATACTGTCTGTTCTGTCTTTCGTTGTCAAATAAACATTTCCCTGTGATTCgctttcaaataaatattttcattggcatTTCCGATTCCAAAACCACCTGAATACTAAACGAATTAGCTCTCTAAAAATTTCAAtagttttattaatttgaatAAAACTAGCTGTGCATCTAAAAATCGACATTTTGAAGCATGAGTATCTTTAAACTAAAAGTTTACACTTTTATATGTACATCTGTATATATACGAGTATTTATTTTAACAAGTTTTTTattaatacaaaatatttgtttgcaattttgggataattttaaaaaataactgTTTAATGTTACGTTACGGGTCTCAGGGTTTAAATgagttttttgttaatttttatgcatattttaaaatgttttctaataatttttctGAGGCATGTGCTGACAGTTTTAagtcatatatgtatatagtttggTATCAGGGCATTATTTATTCACCTCGAtcatttttgccattttaagCTTTTTTCATAGGATTTTTATtatatctttttcttttcctctGCCTATCATGACGAATATACTAATTATAGTATATTATTTTAGAATATGCTTTTGTAtacaaacttatatatatttttgtttttgtagaaTCAAAAGACGGTTAACACAATGTTACTTAGGACAGCGCCAAAGTATTCATTTTTTGAGTCGCAAGATTTGTCACAAGAAACAAGTTTTTCTCATGCTAGGGTTGGATAAAAAAATGGTGCAAGAAAAATCTTATACAAGTAAATTATTGATTTacgcatttatttttttctttaaggatacaaagaatttaaatattttgggTCTCAGTGCAGTAAGTGGGAATACTTTGAGTATTCGAAATTCTGATAACGAAATCTGATAAAGTATTTGTAGGGTAAAATGTAAGGTACATCCAATAATTATTTCTAGATCCATCCCTGTGTACATCCGAACAATTCGAAAATTCTCTTTTCTCTctaaaaaagtttttgatttGTAATTTGGTTATTGGAATCGAATTTTGTAAATCACATCTGTAACATTTGCATGTAACATTTGTATAAATTCTATATACtcaaaacaaaccaaaattaGATAACAAATTCCCTATAAATATGCTTTGTCATTGTGTAGGAGTCAGCTACTTCTTTAGTTTTGTCCAAAGAGCGTTGAAATAGTCGCTatcattgaaatatttatcCGTTCCGGTTCAATACGAGAACATATACGAAAGGTGCATTGCCATATAAACGATGCCGGCTAATATTGACGAGAGGATAAGCGGATAATACTTAATTAATCTTTTAAATAACGACCTACAAAATAAATGGTGTGAAGTAATAACATGTTTAACAACACGATCTCGATTTTGACTTTCAAATACAGAACGCTTCTCGCCCAACGTTAAGCACCGACAAAATCTTTGTCTGTagtcgtcgtcgacgtcgtcgtaGTGGTCGTAGTCGTTGGGCTAATAACTATcagtatttattatttttcatctGGTGGGATTTTGTCTGCTTTGTATTGCTTTATACTCGTCAGGAATAAATGTTTGAAAGCAACAAGCCGCCAATTTATTGAAGGCTAACACACTAATTTGAGGAGTTGAGTTGTGTTTACCCTGAGGATGTATGCTCGTATGTATTTTGGGTGAAGCCAAAGCCGCAGTGCATCTTTCATGTTTTCTACCTGCAACATAAATATGCCAAAAACATGCTGCCCAGTTGGAACTTGGCTAAGTAAAAAATCTTTCCATAGTTTCGACTGTTTtatgtttgtgtatttttacGAAACTTTAATGAATTAATATTTCCGTTAAAAGTTAAAGTTATCTCTCTTATGTTGTTAATTTTAACATTAAATAGTCCTAGGTCTACATTTTCAAACAACTGTATAGCAGATTATCTTAAAAACTCAAGTACTTGTTGTAATTCATCTAGTTAGCCCATTCATGGGCAAATACTTAAGTACTTACTTTCGAtagttttgtgtgtgtgtgttttttatttttgttgactcATTTTCCACAGTGCCTTTGGTAGTGGGCACTGGAAGCTCTATCAAGCCTTGTTTATCGTTATAGTGTCGACGTGGACGAGGTGAGAACGAACATCGTCAACTCGTTCCTTTACCTTAAATCATTCACCTGGCAGATTGTGGAAGATTTTGAAAACCAAAGTGCTGCATCTATTTTCGGTCCATGCTTTATACGTGTGTGTAAATGATTTGGGAAAGCGTCTAACCAGAGATTTTTCTCGTTTCATTTCGCATTGAATCGAAATCAAATTAAAGTTAGTGGTGTTgcttctcttctctctctctctttctttctcgcTCTGTGTGTATGCGTAGACGAAGGCGGAACACATTGtatattttgcaatttgaaCAGCCTCAAGTTGCGGCATCCAGTCTTTAAAGTTTGccagtatgtgtgtgtgtgtgtgtgtgtgtgtgtggttgtgcGTATAATAAGAGGTGTGCTCAGACATCAGGCTAACAAACAGACCGCGCTCACAAGCAGCCACAGTAAAATCACTTCGATGGAAGCCATAATGGCTTGAGCGAGCTCCTTTCTACGAACCAAGAAATGA is a window encoding:
- the LOC6650908 gene encoding fork head domain-containing protein FD5, whose translation is MPRPLKITYGDQKPPYSYISLTAMAIIHSPQRMLPLSEIYRFIIEQFPYYRRNTQRWQNSLRHNLSFNDCFIKVPRNVTKSGKGSFWTLHPKAFDMFENGSLLRRRKRFRVKQLEKDLLNCEMATLSSYRKMFSQQIYDPTPNWDFRKTFNADNEQNGELINSPAYQNPQFPFQQLLVPTHKSGELDHNTPTRPKRAFTIESLIAPDTMEIADKKFNHINYGIQEGVARNNAGEELLPFSFNQLVSQYQFCSPTFTNMLYNVQHSISAHHQQIQEQLMDYYNGPLHVF